Proteins from one Nilaparvata lugens isolate BPH chromosome 10, ASM1435652v1, whole genome shotgun sequence genomic window:
- the LOC111049548 gene encoding VPS35 endosomal protein-sorting factor-like, with the protein MSTPRPQSSWEWACRIAPPVPKKKLPSEEVLDHPLKPMTITVSETRGASKRVGTGSSTPTPSLVMDPLGAALDGSDPLSQFAKDPLTTDAWDTSDSPSTKVSSSSSDEYMEPWHTRRAVILNKFTTSEKLSMVSSFLAAGEKVVRPQSSVSSVVRTRLEQLDDYDDGSMRELGNLSQQEYITRIEQLNKELVLNWEKDSRVNALRIAIQCSALLEDTSVIRFYPSKFVLITDILDIFGKLVYDRIKAKAESKITAGRKGSTGLPDNFTPDMIPEEAKEICSNWFYKCSSIRELVRRLYVEASILKTYSFLTKAEFSDALTRLTKMVRGIGDPLVAVYARCYLCRVGMSVSTINRQFLKENFYDFLATYHQLFSGPVRSVLNTQKVDMCTYLHLYTPALEWIVQGLAHNAPESLLVEILSRCYHKGNSALLLNTVMTSFRPSYISSRALYFIELISACNTEGYPQYLLFKSLGNCLSVAETESPLQVLNEVWKVISKLEQPSQYIACAEVWAHFVVTHFSNHEINIFLGDIIQHMTPNRVYEQFYPQLLNIVDKVVTHCADFESLFSMDKFLPLIDMFHGETIKVNVCKSIMAAYMSRGSNQLSNDPIVIDALMFVCRGMHDSVSVLTVEDEKRQIGLLISQLVRQVNFGQDLEQQLSYFVEARAAFTNLDSVHTTLVQCVNKLSVNTGRIVRGHHTRKTASFVRACAAYCYITIPSIFSEYTRLQLYLLSAEVALMNQCLGQADACLKAALSLVPELPTSIEVDGKMRSSEPYLTSYISHFLSLLLIVPDSPQLGVLYLLRGLLNVLKHYTWEQNSSARIRIYLYVIDMLSTAAQETYPYAIRKVDSNDVLYGSDPKFIAEINSVCSGLVEEILTHLKFLGSSDQLQKQSALAFDLFIRIVIRGDLTSPGLATLALNLWNLANKNRLLDPKLAVRTVEYLKRRSHLQGSQQNVYNELLNKLGL; encoded by the exons ATGTCAACCCCACGCCCTCAATCATCCTGGGAATG GGCGTGCCGAATTGCTCCTCCAGTCCCTAAAAAGAAACTCCCTTCTGAAGAGGTGTTGGACCATCCCTTGAAACCAATGACGATAACG GTTAGTGAAACGAGAGGAGCCTCTAAACGTGTGGGAACCGGATCTTCCactcctactccttctcttgTGATGGACCCCCTAGGGGCAGCATTGGATGGATCAGATCCACTATCACAGTTCGCTAAAGACCCTTTAACTACAGATGCG TGGGATACATCTGACTCGCCTAGTACAAAAGTGTCGTCATCTTCATCTGATGAATACATGGAGCCTTGGCATACAAGACGAGCGGTTATCCTCAATAAATTCACCACATCTGAAAAGTTATCCATGGTTTCTAGTTTTCTCGCAGCGGGAGAGAAAG TTGTAAGACCGCAAAGCTCAGTGAGCTCAGTAGTTCGCACGCGTCTCGAGCAACTGGACGACTACGACGATGGATCCATGAGAGAACTGGGCAACCTCAGCCAACAGGAGTACATCACCCGCATCGAACAACTCAACAAAGAACTGGTTCTCAACTGGGAGAAGGACTCCCGTGTCAACGCACTCCGCATCGCCATACAATGCTCGGCCCTTCTGGAGGACACTTCCGTCATCCGATTCTACCCCAGCAAATTCGTCCTCATCACAGACATTCTAGACATTTTCGGCAAACTCGTCTACGATCGCATCAAAGCTAAAGCGGAGAGTAAGATCACGGCTGGTAGGAAAGGTTCAACCGGTTTACCTGACAATTTCACACCCGATATGATCCCCGAAGAAGCTAAAGAGATCTGTTCGAACTGGTTTTACAAGTGCTCCTCGATCCGTGAACTGGTTCGTCGGTTGTACGTCGAAGCCTCCATACTGAAAACGTACAGTTTTCTAACGAAAGCTGAGTTTTCCGATGCGTTGACCAGGTTGACAAAGATGGTGAGAGGTATCGGTGATCCGTTGGTAGCTGTATACGCCCGATGTTATCTCTGTAGAGTTGGTATGAGTGTTTCAACAATCAACCGTCAGTTTTTGAAGGAGAACTTCTACGATTTCTTAGCTACCTACCATCAGTTATTCAGTGGACCGGTGAGATCCGTACTGAACACGCAGAAAGTCGACATGTGCACCTACCTCCACCTTTACACCCCCGCCCTGGAGTGGATCGTGCAAGGTTTAGCTCACAACGCCCCCGAATCTCTACTAGTTGAAATTCTAAGTCGCTGCTACCATAAAGGCAACAGTGCGCTACTCTTGAATACTGTGATGACCTCGTTCAGACCCTCCTACATAAGTTCCAGAGCGTTGTACTTTATCGAATTAATATCAGCTTGTAACACAGAGGGCTACCCTCAGTATCTGTTGTTCAAAAGTTTGGGCAACTGTTTGAGTGTCGCTGAAACAGAGTCACCGCTCCAGGTACTGAACGAGGTGTGGAAGGTGATTTCGAAATTGGAACAGCCCTCCCAGTATATAGCTTGTGCGGAGGTGTGGGCGCATTTCGTCGTCACCCATTTCTCCAACCATgagatcaatatttttttgggaGACATCATACAACACATGACACCGAACCGAGTCTACGAACAGTTCTACCCTCAGTTGTTGAACATTGTTGATAAG GTGGTGACTCACTGCGCCGATTTCGAGAGTCTGTTCAGCATGGACAAGTTCCTGCCGCTGATCGACATGTTCCACGGGGAGACGATCAAGGTGAACGTGTGCAAAAGCATCATGGCGGCCTACATGTCACGTGGCTCCAACCAGCTGTCCAACGATCCCATTGTCATTGACGCGCTCATGTTTGTGTGCCGAGGCATGCATGATTCCGTCAG TGTACTGACAGTGGAAGATGAGAAGCGCCAAATAGGTCTGCTGATCTCACAACTGGTGAGACAAGTGAACTTCGGGCAAGACTTGGAACAACAGCTGAGCTACTTTGTCGAGGCTAGAGCCGCCTTCACAAATCTCGACTCTGTTCACACAACCCTTGTACAG TGTGTGAACAAGCTGTCGGTGAACACGGGTCGAATAGTTCGCGGCCACCACACCCGCAAGACGGCCTCTTTCGTACGCGCATGCGCCGCCTACTGCTACATCACAATTCCTTCCATATTCTCCGAATACACGCGACTGCAGCTGTACCTGTTGTCGGCGGAAGTGGCTCTCATGAACCAATGTCTCGGCCAGG CGGATGCGTGCTTGAAAGCAGCCCTAAGCCTCGTTCCGGAGCTTCCTACCTCTATTGAAGTCGACGGCAAGATGCGCAGCTCAGAACCCTATCTCACTTCATACATCAGCCACTTCCTATCACTCCTTCTCATTGTACCG GACAGTCCTCAACTGGGAGTTTTGTATCTATTGAGAGGCTTGCTCAATGTACTCAAGCACTACACCTGGGAACAAAACAGTTCAGCTAGAATCAGAATTTACCTCTATGTCATAGATATGCTTTCCACCGCTGCTCAAGAAACATATCCCTATGCTATTAGAAAAG TCGATTCAAACGATGTGCTATACGGATCGGATCCGAAATTTATTGCCGAAATAAATTCAGTATGCTCTGGACTGGTGGAGGAAATTCTCACACATTTGAAGTTTTTGGGCAGCAGTGACCAACTGCAGAAGCAG TCTGCACTTGCGTTCGACCTGTTTATAAGGATAGTGATCCGTGGCGACCTTACCAGTCCCGGCCTTGCTACTCTAGCGCTCAATCTGTGGAACTTGGCCAATAAAAATAGACTCTTGGATCCTAAACTTGCA GTAAGGACAGTGGAATATCTGAAAAGAAGAAGCCATTTACAGGGTAGCCAGCAAAACGTATACAATGAACTACTGAATAAATTAGGATTATAG